A section of the Pseudomonadota bacterium genome encodes:
- a CDS encoding molybdenum cofactor biosynthesis protein MoaE, giving the protein MIFNWIKEIKSKSAKEKLGMILIHNGIVRKTAKNGKIVKGMLLTYNDKLLLDIIKKYKVSDGIVDIKVWINQGKLDIGDDIMYVLVAGRFRTDVFPVFEKLIGEIKNRVVKEQEVL; this is encoded by the coding sequence ATGATTTTCAATTGGATCAAAGAAATAAAATCAAAGAGCGCAAAAGAAAAGCTCGGCATGATACTCATTCATAACGGTATAGTGAGAAAAACAGCAAAAAACGGCAAAATTGTTAAAGGAATGCTTTTAACATATAATGATAAGCTTCTTTTAGACATTATTAAAAAATACAAAGTTAGTGATGGAATTGTTGATATAAAGGTATGGATAAATCAGGGTAAGCTCGATATAGGGGATGATATAATGTATGTCCTTGTGGCTGGCAGATTCCGGACAGATGTTTTTCCTGTATTTGAAAAATTAATTGGTGAAATAAAAAATAGAGTGGTGAAAGAACAAGAAGTATTATAA
- a CDS encoding OadG-related small transporter subunit: protein MDRWTFGWTMLVVGMGGTIATLMVISLVMYALKKVFPYKKEEEGAGKR, encoded by the coding sequence ATGGATAGATGGACATTTGGTTGGACAATGCTTGTTGTCGGAATGGGAGGTACAATTGCAACCCTTATGGTAATCAGTTTAGTTATGTATGCTCTCAAGAAGGTTTTCCCTTATAAAAAAGAAGAGGAAGGGGCAGGT